The genomic segment ATGTCGCCGCGCTCGTGGCCCCCGACGGCAAGCGCCTCGAAGGCGCCGACGGCAGCCTCCTCGGCTACAGATACGAGAGCTACGACGCCGCCGACGTGGCCCGGCACATGGATACCTACCTCACCCACCGCGCCGAGTGGGCGATCCTCGACCACGACAAGCCCGGGCTCGCCAAGGCCGCCACGGCGCGCTCCGCCGTCTGGCGCCCGGTGCTCGAAGCCGCCTCCGGATCGACCCTGCGCCTCTCGCTGGATGAAACCGCCCACGCCGAACTCGGCGCCCCCGCCAGCGTCGAAATGAGCTTCCGGGTCATCGACGCAAGGCAGATCGAACTCACCCTCGTCCTGCGCGAAAAGCCCGCCAACCGCATGCCCGAGGCCGCCTTCCTCTCCTTCACCCCCGCGGCCGACGGGCCTTGGGAATTCGAAAAGACCGGTCTCTGGCAGCGCGCCGACAACGTGGCCGGCCATGGCGGCGGCCAGCTCCAGGCCATCTTCGCGGCCCGCACCGGCGGCGTCACGATCACGCCGCTCGATACCCCCCTCGCCGCTCCCGCGGCCTCGCCGTTCATGCCGTTTGATCCCAATCCCCCCGATTTCTCGGGCGGCATCCGGTTCAACCTGCACAACAACAAATGGGGCACCAATTTCCCCATGTGGTGGGAAGGCGACTTCAAGGCCCGCTTCGTGATTACGCTTCCCTGACGGACGCTACGCCAAGTCTTGGCAGCGGCCTCCCGCAGCGGTATCGATAGCGCTCGACTATCGCGAGGAGCGCTCCCATGAGCAACGTCGTCAAGCTTTCGGACCGCAAGAAGGCTCAGGAGCAGAAGGCCAAGCAGGCCGCCGCCGAACAGCGTGCCCGCCAATCGGGCATGCCCTCCTCCACTCGCGCCAAGATTCCGCTGCTGATTCTGTCGGTCGCCATCGTCCTGCTCGGCATCTTCTGGGAACCCGTCCTCGCCTTCCTCACCAACCTCTTGGGTCGCGGCTAACCATCGCTGCAAAAATCCACAGGGTTTCAAACAAGACCTTGCGTAAGCGCCGACCGTCACTTAGAAACCGGCGCGTGAGGCCACGTGGCGGAGTGGTGACGCAGCGGATTGCAAATCCGTGAACCCCGGTTCAATTCCGGGCGTGGCCTCCATAACTCTCCCGACATTGCAGACCGTTTTTGCACAGGCGCACCGCCGCTTGCCTCCGCTCGTGCATTGTGCGATTGGTCCCCTGCTTCGGTTCCGCCAATTGTGCGCGGATTAAAAGGGAACACGGTGCGGATTACCCATCAGGGGCCAATGCCGTGGCTGCCCTCGCAACTGTAAGCGGCAAGCTTTTCGCTCCCAAGCCACTGGACGCCAGCGTCCGGGAAGGCCGCGAATAGCGCCAGAGCCGCGAGCCAGGAGACCTGCCAGAGCGCAAGACCATGTCGCCGGGCGAGGTGTCCCGGCAGGGGGCGCAATTGGAACCTGACGCACATATCGTGCCATCGGCGATGAATTGGCCTTCCCCGCAAGGGAGAGGCCCATATGCCGTTACCTGAAACGACGACGCCACCGGCGCCGATTCGATCCTGCCGCACTTCCCGCCGGGAGGTCCGGCCATGAGGCTCGATATCGCCGGCTTCACCCGTGGCACCAGAAACCTCGACCATCGCGCCGTGCTCGCCTTTTGCGCGCGCATGGACGCCCTGGGCTTCGATGGCATCTGGTTCAACGAGTTCCACTTCCAGTCCCCGCCCGATCCTTATCCCTCTACGCTCCTGCTCGCCGCCGCCATCCTGGCGCGGACCGAACGCATGCGCGTGGGCACCTCGATCGTCGTCCTGCCCCTCTATCACCCGCTCCTCCTTGCCGAGCAGGTCGCCCAGCTCCATTGGCAGAGCGGCGGACGCTTCGATTTCGGCATCGGCCGCGGTACCCATCCCTCCACGCTTGCGGCTCTCGGCATCGACCCCGCCAGCACGCGCGACCGGTTCGAAGCCGCCTACCGCCTGATGCGCTCGGCCTGGTCAGGCCCCACGCTCGTGCCTTCCGATGCGCCCTGGCCGGCCTCGAGTGAACCGGTGGGGCCGCTGCTTGCGCCCGGCGAACGCATCCCTGTCTACGTCGCCGGCTCGACACCCGAGACCGTCGGCTTCGCCGTCGCCGAAAACCTGCCACTGCTCCTCAGCCTCGAACCCTCCGAGCAGCGCCAGTTCGATGTCTATGACAGCCTCACCGGCAACCGCTCCGGGCGCTATCCCGCCGATTACTCGATCTCCCGATACGTCTCGATCGCTCCCACCCGCGCGCAGGCCATTGCCGCTGTCGACGCCCTCCTCCCGCGCCTTTACGAGCGCCGGCGCCGCTACGCCATCGCCCAGAACCGTCCGCTCGACACCATCACACCCATCGACCGCGACGCCTTCCTCGCCAACCAGATGATCGCCGGCAGCCCCGGCGACTGCTTCGACCAGCTCGCCGCCCTGCGCTCGCGCACCGGCATCGAGAGCATCCGGCTCATCTTCAACTGCAACGGCGAAATCCCCGAGGACGAGGCCGACGCCATGGCCACGCTTTTCGGTCGCGAACTCGTCACGCCCCTTCACGCCCTTTCCAGCCCAATCGAGGTAAACCCATGACCTTTGCCACCCTGATCAGGCGCTCCGGCCTCCTTGCCGGCGCAGCAGCCATCGCCGCCCTGGCGCTGGCCACCCCCGGCCTCGCCCAGTCTTTCCCCGTTACCGACGACAATTGCGGGGTGACCACCACCTACGAAGCCGCACCCACCCGCGCCGTAACCCTCTCCAACAACGCCACCGAACTCATGCTCGCCCTCGGGCTGGAAGGCAGCATGGCGGGCACCTCCTACATGGCCAATCTCAGGATCAGCCCGGCCTATGCCGAGGCCTATGCCAAGGTGCCGGTGATTTCCCCGCTCGTGGCCACCACTGAAGAGCTCATCGCCGCCGAGGCCGACTTCGTCTACGCCGGCTATCCTGATGGCTTCAGCGAATCCCGCCACACCCGTGACCAGCTCCACGACCTGGGCATGAAGACGCGCCTCAACGTGGAAGGCTGCAACCTCGGCGCCTTCGGCTTCCCCCAGCTCTTCGAGGAAATCCGCTCGGTCGCCGCGATCTTCGGCATTGCCGATCGCGGCGAGCAGCTGGTCGCCGATCTTTCCGCACGCCTCGACGCGGTCAAAGACAAGCTCGCCGCCGCGCCGTCCATCCCGGTCTTCATCTACAACGGCGGCGATTCCGCCCCCAATGCCGCCCTCGGCAACACCATGCTGTCCCAGGCCGTCGCCGCTGCCGGCGGTAGGAACATCTTCGATGATGTCGCCAACCGCTTCGGCCAGGTAAGCTGGGAGCAGGTGGCCGAACGCGCGCCCGAATATAT from the Youhaiella tibetensis genome contains:
- a CDS encoding ABC transporter substrate-binding protein, translated to MTFATLIRRSGLLAGAAAIAALALATPGLAQSFPVTDDNCGVTTTYEAAPTRAVTLSNNATELMLALGLEGSMAGTSYMANLRISPAYAEAYAKVPVISPLVATTEELIAAEADFVYAGYPDGFSESRHTRDQLHDLGMKTRLNVEGCNLGAFGFPQLFEEIRSVAAIFGIADRGEQLVADLSARLDAVKDKLAAAPSIPVFIYNGGDSAPNAALGNTMLSQAVAAAGGRNIFDDVANRFGQVSWEQVAERAPEYIVVFYSGTASGQVVADPDKELGQARIETLKSIPAIADVPAIANNRFILINSVQGQPGPSTVDAVEAMARAFHPQAFGQ
- a CDS encoding LLM class flavin-dependent oxidoreductase encodes the protein MRLDIAGFTRGTRNLDHRAVLAFCARMDALGFDGIWFNEFHFQSPPDPYPSTLLLAAAILARTERMRVGTSIVVLPLYHPLLLAEQVAQLHWQSGGRFDFGIGRGTHPSTLAALGIDPASTRDRFEAAYRLMRSAWSGPTLVPSDAPWPASSEPVGPLLAPGERIPVYVAGSTPETVGFAVAENLPLLLSLEPSEQRQFDVYDSLTGNRSGRYPADYSISRYVSIAPTRAQAIAAVDALLPRLYERRRRYAIAQNRPLDTITPIDRDAFLANQMIAGSPGDCFDQLAALRSRTGIESIRLIFNCNGEIPEDEADAMATLFGRELVTPLHALSSPIEVNP